The genomic segment AGCACCACCGTCACGCCTTCGGGCACGTAGTTCGGCACGAGCGTCGGCAGGCCGATGCCAAGGTTGACGTACTGCCCGTCGCGCAGCTCGCGCGCTACGCGCGCTGCGAGCTCGATTCGCGTCAAGGCCATCTCAGGAGACCGCCTTTCTGGTGGTCACGCGCTCGATGCGTTTCCCCTCCGCACCGACGGGAACGACCCGTTGCACGAAGATGCCCGGCAGGTGCACGTCTTCGGGAACGATCGCGCCAGGCTCGACCAGCTCCTCGACTTCGGCGATCGTGATCCGACCCGCCATCGCACAGAGCGGGTTGAAGTTTCTCGTCGCCTTTGCGAAGACGAGGTTGCCTTGCCGATCGCCGACGGTAGCGCGCACGAGCGCGAAGTCGCAAACGATTCCGTACTCGAGCACGTACTCGCGATCGCCGAAACGGCGCACCTCTTTGGGCGGCGATGCGACCGCGACGCTTCCGTCGGGAGCGTAACGCCATGGCAGGCCGCCGTCGGCGACCGGCGTACCGACGCCGGCGGGCGTGTAGAATGCGGGAATGCCGCACCCGCCGGCCCGCAACCGCTCGGCGAGCGTTCCCTGCGGAACGAGCTCGACTTCGAGCTCGCCGCTTAGGTACTGGCGCTCGAACTCGCGATTCTCTCCGACGTACGAGCCGGTGGTTCTGCAAATGCGCTTGCGATCGAGTAAGACGCCGAGTCCCCAACCGTCGACGCCGCAGTTGTTGCTGACGGTGACGAGATCGGTCGCACCGTGCTCGAGCAGCGCGGAGATGAGGTTGTGCGGTATGCCGTTGAGCCCGAAACCGCCGACCGCGAGCGTAGCCCCGTCCGGTATGTCCGCGATGGCTTGCGCGCAGGTGGCGACGAC from the Candidatus Dormiibacterota bacterium genome contains:
- a CDS encoding CoA transferase subunit A, translated to MDKVVATCAQAIADIPDGATLAVGGFGLNGIPHNLISALLEHGATDLVTVSNNCGVDGWGLGVLLDRKRICRTTGSYVGENREFERQYLSGELEVELVPQGTLAERLRAGGCGIPAFYTPAGVGTPVADGGLPWRYAPDGSVAVASPPKEVRRFGDREYVLEYGIVCDFALVRATVGDRQGNLVFAKATRNFNPLCAMAGRITIAEVEELVEPGAIVPEDVHLPGIFVQRVVPVGAEGKRIERVTTRKAVS